The DNA sequence GAGCGCGGCTTCATCGCGGAACTGTCTCCCGCCCTGATCAAAGCGGCCGACGGCAGGGTCGTCTGGGACCTCGACGCCTACGCCTTTCTCCACGCCGACTGCCCGGACACCGCGCACCCGAGCCTGTGGCGGCAGGCACAGCTGTGCGCCAGGCACGGGCTGTTCGAGGTGACCGACGGCATCTACCAGGTGCGCGGCCTGGATCTGTCCAACATGACCCTCGTGGAGGGCGAGCGTGGCGTCATCGTCATCGACCCGCTCGTCTCCACGGAGTGCGCCGCCGCCGCGCTCCGGCTCTACCGTGACCACCGGGGCGACAGGCCCGTGACCGGCCTGATCTACACCCACTCCCACGTGGACCACTTCGGCGGTGCCCGCGGCGTCAGCGACGGCACGGGCATTCCCGTCATCGCGCCCGCCCGTTTCGTCGAGCACGCCGTCTCGGAGAACGTCTACGCGGGCACCGCGATGAACCGGCGTGCCGCGTACATGTACGGCCAGGACCTGCCCCGCAGCCCGGAAGGTCAGCTCGGCTGCGGCCTGGGCATGGGCACCTCGGCCGGCACCGTATCGCTCATCCCGCCCACCCTCGACGTCACGCACACCGGCCAGGAGGAGACGGTCGACGGCGTCCGCATCGTCTTCCAGCTCACCCCCGGCACCGAGGCCCCGGCGGAGATGAACTTCCTGTTCCCCGAACGGCGCGCCCTGTGCCTGGCCGAGAACGCCACCCACAACCTGCACAACGTGCTGACCCTGCGCGGCGCGCTGGTCCGCGACACCCGTGTCTGGGCCCGCTACCTGACCGAGGCCATCGCCCTGTTCGCCGACCGGGCGGACGTGGCCTTCGCCTCGCACCACTGGCCCACCTGGGGCCGCGAGCGCATCGTCGCCTTCCTGTCCCAGCAGCGCGACCTGTACGCGTACCTGCACGACCAGACCCTGCGCATGCTGAACCGCGGCATGACCGGCAACGAGATCGCCGAGGCCATGCGGCTCCCGCCCGCCCTGGAGCGGGCCTGGCACACGCACGGCTACTACGGCTCGGTCAGCCACAACGTCAAGGCGATCTATCAGCGCTACCTGGGCTGGTTCGACGGCAACCCCGCCCACCTGTGGGAGCACCCGCCCGTCGAGCTGGCCCGCCGCTACGTCGAGGCCTTCGGCGGCACCGCCGCCGTCGTCGCGTTGGCCGAGCGGTACATCGGCCAAGGCGACCTGCGCTTCGCCGCGACCCTGCTCAACCACGCGGTGTTCGCCGACCCCGGCGACTCCGCCGCCCGCCACCTCCTGGCCGAGGTCTACACCCGCCTGGGCCACGGCGCCGAGAACGCCACCTGGCGCAACTTCTACATGACCGGCGCCAAGGAGCTGACCACCCCGCCGTCGAAGCCCGCGACCAACACCGTCTCACCGGACATGCTCAGCGCGCTCACCGCCGATCAGGTCTTCGACTCGCTCGCCATCCGGGTCAACGGCCCCGAGGCATGGGACGAACACTTCACCATCGACTGGCACCTGACCGACACCCATGAGCACCACCGCACCACGCTGTCCAACGGCGCCCTGATCCACGAGCGGGACCGGTCCGGCGACGGCGCGGACCTGACCCTCCGGCTGACCAAGGATCGCCTGCTCAGCCTGCTCGCCGGAGACACCGACACCGGGGACCTCGCGTACGACGGCGACCTGACGGCCCTCGGGCGGCTGACGGCCGTTCTGGAGGAGCCCACGCCGGACTTCGCCATCGTCACACCTTGACCGGCCGGCACGAACGGCGTCCGTACCATCCGCGATGTCCGTACGCTCCTTGGCGGCGTGGCCGAAGCCGTCGTCATGAGCGGATCATCTCCGGCAACCACCGTTACCCGGCCCACACAGCCGGTGCACTCGAGCCGGAACCGAGCTACGCGGCCGGGCAAGCCCGGCCCTGCCCTACCGGTCAGACGTCAGCGGGAATCTCAGCGAGGGCGGCCTCAAGTTCCCGGTGTGCGAGCTCTCGAGCGCTTCGGACGGCATCGATCAAGGAGCCGGGATCGCCGGTCATCCGCGAGACGATCTCGTCCACCGGCCGCAGTCCAGCCCGGGTGAGCAGGGTCTTCTCATTGGTCGCCCACTCGCCGCGTGCGGCGAGGATCGCGTGCGCGAACTGCGACATCCCCGTGGCGATCATTCCCGCACACTGCGCGAGCCTCCCGTACGGGGCGTGGTTGTGCTCGGCATAGGCAAGGGTGGCTTCACCCTGGCCACGCCAGACCGCCGGAGCGTTCCTCCGCAGCGCCATCGGATACTCGGGCCGGGGCAGCGACCCTCTCAGCACACGATTGAGCGCCAGCTCGGCCACCACCAGGTAACTGGGGATGCCGGCGAGGTGGAACATCAACGGCTCGCAGTGAAACCTGCCCTCCCGGGCCTTCGCAAGCTCGCGTTCCACGACCTCCAGATCCCGGTAGTGGACGTCGACCCGCCTCCCATGGATCGTCAGCCACGCGCCACCGTTGAAGACGCCGCCACCCCAGCCGCCGATCTCCGAAACCTCGCCTTCCCACCCGACGTCGCGCAGCGCCTGCGGGTGGAACTCGCCCCGGTAGTAGACGGCCAGGTCCCAGTCGCTGTCCGGCCGGTTCGTTCCCTGTGCCCGCGATCCACCGAGCGCGACCGCCTTCACTCCGGGGAGCGCCATCAGCGTATCGGCGACCTCATCGAGAAAGCTCGTGCCGTCCATGCCCCGACTCTATTGCGATCATGTTCGCGGTGATCCTGACCTCGCGGAGGCCATCTCGACACCCGCCGCCGATAGCGCGTGCTGCACCATCTGCTCCGCACCCGGCCGCCAACCGCAACCCCATCGACAGGTGGACAAGCGCGCCCGGCCGACCCTGGCCCTGCGCGGCCATCAGGGTGGGTCCCATCCGGCGCACCAGGTGACAGGGTCGGCCGCACGCCGGCACCCGGCATTTCTCGCGGGAAGTGCCGGGTCGGCCGAACGTCTATGACCGTCATCCGGCGGTCTTCGAGTCGAGCCACTCGACGACGTCCTGGTCGGTGACTTCCCGCATCCTCTCCCTCACCCCGTCGGGATCGAACTCGTAGGCCAAGCGGAGCAGTGCCGCAGCCACCTCGATGACCGGTGGACCACCCCCAGAAGGCTGTTCTGCGACAGCGGCCGCCTCGACCAGGTAGGGGACCGCCTCGGCGAAGCGGGCTTCCTCGATCTGCAGGCGGCCGAGCACCATCAGGCTCCAAGCGTGCTCCTCCCGGTAGTCGGACGGACTGTCCTCGGCAAGCCGCCGATTGACCTCCACCGCACGCCGAGCGGCTGCCACCGCCTCCTCATACCGCCCCGCCTCTGCCAGATCGATCGCGAGGTTGTGCAGGGATTTGGCCAGGTCGGGCAGGTAGACGTCCGGATCGGCCGCAACCAGTCGCTCGAAGACCTCCACCGCACGCCGAGAGGCGGCCATTCCCTCCTCACGCCGGCCCAGTTCACCCAGCGCAACCGTGAGATCTTGCAGGGCGTATCCCAGCGGGGGCAGGGCGACGCCGGGGTCGTCCTCGGCGAGCCGCTCACAGGCCTCGACAGCCTGCTGAAGCGCCGCCACTTCCTCCTCTCGCCGACCCAGTTTCTTCAATCGGGTCGCAAGGTGCAGCCAAGACAGGACCCGCTCGCGTGGGTAGAGATCCGGTTTCAGCTCGGCAAACCGGTCAGCAACCTCCACGCGGCGCTGAGCGATGACCAGTCCTTCCTCCGGCCGACCCACTGCCTCCAACTGGTTCATCAGGACGCCCAATGACTCGCTCAGGTCAGTCAGGAATGCATCGGGGTCGCTCGCGGCCAGCCGTTCGCGGATCTCCACGGCACGCCGGGCGGCGGCCACCGCCTCCTCGCACCGGCCAACCTTCTCCAGATCGATCGCGAGGTTGTGCAACGACGTTGCCAGCGCAGGAAGGTAGGTGTCCGGGTCGGCCTCTGCCAGCCGTCCGCGAAGCTCCACCGCACCCTTTCCCGCGGCCACCGCCTCCTCGAACCGCCTCGCATCTGCCAGATCGATCGCGAGGTTGTGCAGCGAAGCGGCCAGGCCAGGCAGGTGAGTGTCCTCATCCGCCGCGGCCAGCCGTACACGGATCTCCACAGCACGCGCCCCGGCGGCCACCGCCTCCTCACCCCGGCCCGCTTCTTTCAGGCTCACCGCGAGGTTGTGCAGTGATGCCGCCAGCTTAGGCAGGTAGGCATCCGGATCGGCCGCGGCCAGCCGCTCGTGGAGCTCCACCGCACGCTCCCCAGCCGCCACCGCCTCCTCACCCCGGCCCAGCTTCTCCAGCCCCACCGCGAGGTTGTACAGCGATGCGGCCAGGCCAGGCAGGTGAGTGTCCTCATCCGCCGCGGCCAGCCGTTCACGAAGCTCCACCGCACGCCTTCCGGCGGTCACCGCCTCCTCACTTCGGCCCAGCTTCTCCAGATCGATCGCGAGGTTGTGCAACGATCCGGCCAGGTCAGGCAGGTAGGCATCCGGATCGGCCTCTGCCAGCCGTTCACGGAGCTCCACCGTACGCTTCCCGGCGGCCACCGCCTCCTCGTACCGCCCCACCTCCGTCAAATCGATCGCGAGATCGTGCAGCAATCTGGCCAGCCGAGGCAGGAAGTCATCCGGCTCGTCCTCAGCAAGTTCCTCGGCGACCTCCACCGCACGTTTCCTGGCGGTTACCGCCTCTTCACGCCGTCCCGCTTCCCGCAAAGCCTCCGCGAACCTCTCCAACCAGTACGCCAGGACGGGGAGGTGCACATCCGGCTCGTACTTGGCACGCTTCTCGGTCGACTCCACTATTCGCCGCCATTGAGCCACCTCCTCGTCTTCCTGCACGGTCCACCTCCCTGCCTGAGCACAAGATCCTTCAACGGGCTACGTCACGCTGGGTTGGCACCGGGAACCTCTGGACTCCGCCGTCTCCCTGCCGCGCCCTCGCGGTCACCGTCCTGCGCATCCGCGTCCGGCCCGACCCCGATGCCTCGCTCCGACGACCGGTGGACGAGATCGCGATGCATGTGTGGGCACCGCGCAGCGGCGAGCCGGACCGAACCCCGAAACGCTCCGCCGGACGCGGCACTGGTGCACGACACCCTGCCTCGCCGCCAACGCCTCGGACGACCGGGACCGCCGGTCCGCACGTGCGCCAGAAAGCCGATGGGCGTCTCACACTCCTGCCGGCCGAATCGGCGATCGGCCGCTTCGCGAGACCCGCGACGCGATCCTCGCGGCGCCAGGTTCCGGCCGTCGGGGCTTGCGGGGTGGGTGGCCGGACCGGCCCCTGCACGCGCCCGCCGTACCCGGAGCCACTCGCCGCCCGTTGCCGCGTCGCGGCTCGTCAACCTCGGCTCGCGTGGCGGAGATGTCGCAGCGTCCCGATCTCCGCGGCGTTCTTCATCAGCTCCACGTTCGCCCAGGCGAGCACATGTCCCAGCGAGAACGACCCGCCGGGGAACCAGCCGGTTCGTTCGGTGGACTCCAGGTCCTTTTCGCTCGGCGAGCCCAGCGCGCCGCTCCAGCGGTCATGGCATTGGCTGAGCCATATGACGGCCGACGTCACGTCGCCCGGCCAGGGCGTCGACGAGGCGGCCTCCGGCCGGTCCAGCTGCGTGGCCGACCCGCCGGACCGCCCGAAACAGTGGGCGTACGCCTGTTCCCACCGCAGGCCGATGTGCCACATCACCCACGCGACCGTCGGCACCGGGGCGGGATCCGGCTCCGGTACGACCCGGTCGGCGTCCTGCGTCCCATCCGGCCGGCGGCGTACGTTCCAGCGGTTCGACGCGGGCTCCCACAGGGCTTCCTCGTCGGTCACGTCCTTCAGGTGCGGCTCCGGCAGCGACCGGGACACACCCAGCTGCCGGCGGAGCCGCTCCGGCTCAGACACCGGCGACCCCCTGGCTCTCGGCGCGGCGCCTCGGCTCTGCAGTGGTCACGAAACGAACGTAGGCGGTGCGAGCCGGAGATGAGAACCGATTTTCCGTGAGATCGCGCCGCGCGGCGTCGGCACGTCGTGGCCGGGTCCGGGGTCAGCCGCTCGCCCGGCGAGGCCGGCATCGCCCCGTCGTACCGGCCGGAAGCGGCCGAGGTGGATCGGGCCACCTTGGTCGGCGGATCGTCTTTGCTCGGCCCCTGCTCCTGATCGTCTCGGCTCCGCTCCTACAGCGAACCAGCCCGATCCACATCCTCGGCTCCCG is a window from the Thermopolyspora flexuosa genome containing:
- a CDS encoding alkyl/aryl-sulfatase, with amino-acid sequence MATPPLHDRTDFDDAERGFIAELSPALIKAADGRVVWDLDAYAFLHADCPDTAHPSLWRQAQLCARHGLFEVTDGIYQVRGLDLSNMTLVEGERGVIVIDPLVSTECAAAALRLYRDHRGDRPVTGLIYTHSHVDHFGGARGVSDGTGIPVIAPARFVEHAVSENVYAGTAMNRRAAYMYGQDLPRSPEGQLGCGLGMGTSAGTVSLIPPTLDVTHTGQEETVDGVRIVFQLTPGTEAPAEMNFLFPERRALCLAENATHNLHNVLTLRGALVRDTRVWARYLTEAIALFADRADVAFASHHWPTWGRERIVAFLSQQRDLYAYLHDQTLRMLNRGMTGNEIAEAMRLPPALERAWHTHGYYGSVSHNVKAIYQRYLGWFDGNPAHLWEHPPVELARRYVEAFGGTAAVVALAERYIGQGDLRFAATLLNHAVFADPGDSAARHLLAEVYTRLGHGAENATWRNFYMTGAKELTTPPSKPATNTVSPDMLSALTADQVFDSLAIRVNGPEAWDEHFTIDWHLTDTHEHHRTTLSNGALIHERDRSGDGADLTLRLTKDRLLSLLAGDTDTGDLAYDGDLTALGRLTAVLEEPTPDFAIVTP
- a CDS encoding DinB family protein; the protein is MSEPERLRRQLGVSRSLPEPHLKDVTDEEALWEPASNRWNVRRRPDGTQDADRVVPEPDPAPVPTVAWVMWHIGLRWEQAYAHCFGRSGGSATQLDRPEAASSTPWPGDVTSAVIWLSQCHDRWSGALGSPSEKDLESTERTGWFPGGSFSLGHVLAWANVELMKNAAEIGTLRHLRHASRG
- a CDS encoding tetratricopeptide repeat protein — translated: MQEDEEVAQWRRIVESTEKRAKYEPDVHLPVLAYWLERFAEALREAGRREEAVTARKRAVEVAEELAEDEPDDFLPRLARLLHDLAIDLTEVGRYEEAVAAGKRTVELRERLAEADPDAYLPDLAGSLHNLAIDLEKLGRSEEAVTAGRRAVELRERLAAADEDTHLPGLAASLYNLAVGLEKLGRGEEAVAAGERAVELHERLAAADPDAYLPKLAASLHNLAVSLKEAGRGEEAVAAGARAVEIRVRLAAADEDTHLPGLAASLHNLAIDLADARRFEEAVAAGKGAVELRGRLAEADPDTYLPALATSLHNLAIDLEKVGRCEEAVAAARRAVEIRERLAASDPDAFLTDLSESLGVLMNQLEAVGRPEEGLVIAQRRVEVADRFAELKPDLYPRERVLSWLHLATRLKKLGRREEEVAALQQAVEACERLAEDDPGVALPPLGYALQDLTVALGELGRREEGMAASRRAVEVFERLVAADPDVYLPDLAKSLHNLAIDLAEAGRYEEAVAAARRAVEVNRRLAEDSPSDYREEHAWSLMVLGRLQIEEARFAEAVPYLVEAAAVAEQPSGGGPPVIEVAAALLRLAYEFDPDGVRERMREVTDQDVVEWLDSKTAG
- a CDS encoding nucleotidyltransferase domain-containing protein, whose translation is MDGTSFLDEVADTLMALPGVKAVALGGSRAQGTNRPDSDWDLAVYYRGEFHPQALRDVGWEGEVSEIGGWGGGVFNGGAWLTIHGRRVDVHYRDLEVVERELAKAREGRFHCEPLMFHLAGIPSYLVVAELALNRVLRGSLPRPEYPMALRRNAPAVWRGQGEATLAYAEHNHAPYGRLAQCAGMIATGMSQFAHAILAARGEWATNEKTLLTRAGLRPVDEIVSRMTGDPGSLIDAVRSARELAHRELEAALAEIPADV